The Methanohalophilus levihalophilus genome has a segment encoding these proteins:
- a CDS encoding cytochrome c biogenesis CcdA family protein: protein MTNPIIDKIENQYEDIIIVRTNVINIEGFNRWNQYGFIEVPAIVINDETKIPKEEITEENLRISIEKYLEEDKTEKRHINRELNIPFAYSLGLFAGLSPCLMAILGFLLSFTAGTGESARSGMERAVVFGIGLMVSYLTIGIGLLVFKTSLPDLNLFSLLTGIIVVGIGLYLMGVFNLPLSLDNYFQNTARKHAGTIGGLFFLGILFSLVKVPCTVPMLLVLLNKTITEGTIGDLGLLFAFSFGVLTPFIGIGLIGGYTLSKRIREHRKYLKLISGISLVLLGIWVMI, encoded by the coding sequence GTGACGAACCCTATTATAGACAAAATCGAAAATCAATATGAAGATATTATAATTGTGCGGACTAATGTCATAAATATTGAAGGATTTAACCGGTGGAACCAGTATGGGTTTATTGAAGTTCCGGCCATCGTCATAAATGATGAAACAAAAATTCCAAAGGAAGAAATTACTGAAGAGAATCTCAGGATATCAATTGAAAAATATCTTGAAGAAGACAAAACTGAAAAACGACATATAAACCGTGAACTAAACATCCCTTTTGCTTATTCATTAGGCCTTTTTGCAGGATTGTCTCCATGTTTGATGGCAATACTCGGATTCCTATTAAGCTTTACAGCCGGCACCGGTGAATCTGCGCGTAGCGGTATGGAAAGAGCAGTGGTTTTTGGAATCGGATTGATGGTATCTTACCTTACTATAGGAATCGGATTACTGGTATTCAAAACATCACTCCCTGATTTGAATCTGTTTTCTTTGCTTACAGGGATTATAGTTGTTGGAATTGGGCTCTATCTGATGGGAGTTTTTAACTTGCCATTATCACTTGACAACTATTTCCAAAATACTGCCAGAAAACATGCTGGTACAATTGGAGGATTGTTTTTTCTGGGTATTTTATTTTCCTTGGTAAAGGTACCGTGTACTGTACCAATGCTTCTAGTTTTGCTGAATAAAACCATCACAGAAGGAACAATCGGTGATTTGGGACTGCTATTTGCCTTTAGTTTTGGAGTACTAACACCATTTATCGGAATTGGGTTGATTGGAGGATATACCTTATCCAAACGTATTCGTGAACATAGAAAATATCTAAAATTGATCAGTGGAATATCCCTTGTGTTGTTAGGCATATGGGTGATGATTTAA
- a CDS encoding 4Fe-4S binding protein — protein MSDEEKSLEVSRNMDVEGTHLLYRLKTDKGRKTLDYDSKRCTGCGICVDVCPTEALELGLIYDIAKGMEIPPVMMVLDKCTFCSMCANLCPISAFKMESEGDFPEDEEYPKLEWDVSFNETCLPCDICMTSCPEDAISVDYDFPKKEEIAPFKEGEEGEIEIDADKCTLCGLCARFCDAFLLLEKDPVPEDPFPFEQLLVDEDLCDYCVLCADLCPEDAITVKGERRGEAPEIKGEAKVDPDKCTVCGWCKIVCPYDAVDISKPFEGELTLIDTNVKKCDPSGCHACFNICPSHLWYVPDDGTNIAARTEMCTYCGACVNACPDDVMKVKRDEVHHSEIPDKPWTSQWKDAIAAISGEVRKRPDMSRTLEAEEEPPRERLDIQLPETDENVMKALKDRMDKARPKLRNVTTRRKWEEKTQRGRGDTDEGSGCGCSQ, from the coding sequence ATGAGTGATGAGGAGAAATCCCTTGAGGTCTCAAGGAATATGGATGTAGAAGGCACTCACCTGCTCTACCGCCTGAAAACCGACAAGGGTAGGAAAACTCTTGATTACGATTCCAAACGCTGCACAGGATGCGGAATATGTGTGGATGTATGTCCAACGGAAGCACTTGAACTTGGTCTGATTTACGATATTGCAAAGGGTATGGAAATCCCTCCTGTGATGATGGTTCTTGATAAGTGTACTTTTTGCTCAATGTGCGCAAACCTGTGTCCGATTTCTGCTTTTAAAATGGAATCAGAAGGAGATTTTCCTGAAGATGAGGAATATCCTAAACTCGAGTGGGATGTTTCATTCAATGAAACGTGCCTCCCCTGTGATATTTGCATGACTTCCTGCCCTGAAGATGCAATTTCAGTTGATTATGATTTCCCTAAAAAGGAAGAGATTGCACCTTTTAAGGAAGGCGAAGAAGGGGAAATCGAAATAGATGCGGATAAATGTACTTTGTGCGGGCTTTGTGCAAGATTCTGTGATGCTTTCCTGCTTCTTGAAAAGGACCCTGTTCCGGAAGATCCTTTCCCATTTGAACAATTACTCGTTGATGAAGATCTTTGTGACTACTGTGTCCTGTGTGCTGATCTCTGCCCCGAGGATGCAATAACCGTGAAGGGAGAGCGAAGAGGCGAGGCACCTGAAATTAAGGGTGAGGCAAAAGTTGATCCTGACAAATGTACGGTATGTGGGTGGTGCAAAATTGTATGCCCATACGATGCAGTTGATATTTCCAAACCCTTCGAAGGTGAACTAACACTCATAGACACCAATGTCAAGAAATGTGATCCATCAGGTTGCCATGCATGCTTTAACATCTGTCCCTCTCATTTGTGGTATGTTCCTGATGATGGGACCAACATTGCGGCAAGGACTGAAATGTGCACATATTGCGGCGCTTGTGTCAATGCCTGCCCGGATGATGTGATGAAGGTAAAAAGGGATGAAGTCCACCATTCTGAAATCCCGGATAAACCCTGGACTTCCCAGTGGAAAGATGCAATTGCAGCAATTTCGGGTGAAGTACGGAAAAGGCCGGACATGTCCCGTACGCTCGAAGCCGAGGAAGAACCTCCACGAGAACGCCTTGATATCCAACTCCCTGAAACTGATGAGAATGTTATGAAGGCTCTGAAAGATCGCATGGATAAAGCGCGTCCTAAGCTTCGCAATGTAACCACCCGAAGAAAATGGGAAGAAAAAACGCAAAGGGGACGTGGAGATACTGATGAAGGTAGTGGCTGTGGTTGTTCACAGTGA
- the hdrA2 gene encoding CoB-CoM heterodisulfide reductase HdrA2 has product MKIGVYICHCGLNIANVIDIRQLMEMLESVPDIEVAKDIQFMCSDSGQESMIEDIREHGLDRILVAACTPKLHETTFRKVMEKAGLNPYMLEIVNIREQCSWVHMENPQIATRKAYDLIKMGIGRLSNLIPLQIRKTSVIREVLVVGGGVAGIEAALNLADSGYHVYMVEKEPTIGGKMALFNEVFPTNDCSICVLGPKMTDVQNHPNIDLYTLSEVTALSGNVGNFHATVTRSPRYVSEEKCKGCIDECSRVCPVAMPSRFDQGMGKAKAINIPIPQAVPPVAVIDPAFCVGCGLCVQACPSDAVEFDQKAEEIKLNVGAIIAATGFDLFDPHRKEEYGYGVYPDVLTNMELERLLNASGPTRGKVVCPSSGNIPSKVAFIQCVGSRDESVGNPYCSRVCCMSAMKNAQLLKERYPDIDITIHYIDIRASGEMYEEYYTKSQSMGINFIRGKVAEVIGEKEDLLLRYEDTLECTIREDPYDMVVLSTAMEANKDSELIRKLKVTCREDRFVAVAHPKMRPVDSHINGIFVAGCVSGPKEIQLSIAQGAAAAARAVRLLEQGELKTDPLTAFINHEKCIGCGVCTEVCDYGNITIKDGKAVVDEISCSGCGTCSASCPTDAIYMNQYSDAQIYAQIDAALEVKDEFPLIIGFLCNWCSYAAADLAGMSRIQYPTNIRIIKLMCAGRVDPDFVLHSLEKGADGVMVAGCRLGECHYVNGNYHAATRMKNVAALLQEMGLDPHRLRVEWISASECEKFAHSIENFVDELSELGPVGSELSEVKDE; this is encoded by the coding sequence ATGAAAATTGGAGTTTACATTTGTCACTGCGGGCTCAATATTGCAAATGTTATTGATATCAGGCAGCTCATGGAAATGCTTGAATCAGTTCCCGATATTGAAGTGGCAAAAGATATCCAGTTTATGTGTTCTGATTCCGGCCAGGAGAGCATGATAGAGGACATAAGAGAACATGGGCTTGACCGTATTCTGGTTGCAGCATGTACTCCTAAACTTCATGAAACCACTTTCAGGAAAGTGATGGAAAAGGCTGGTTTAAATCCATATATGCTTGAGATTGTAAACATAAGGGAACAATGTTCATGGGTGCACATGGAAAACCCGCAGATTGCAACCAGAAAAGCATATGATCTTATCAAAATGGGCATTGGAAGACTTAGCAATCTGATTCCTCTCCAGATTCGGAAGACATCTGTAATCAGGGAAGTTCTGGTTGTAGGCGGAGGGGTTGCAGGAATCGAAGCTGCCCTTAACCTTGCGGATTCAGGATATCACGTTTACATGGTTGAAAAAGAACCGACAATCGGAGGGAAAATGGCACTGTTTAATGAAGTGTTCCCCACTAATGATTGTTCTATCTGTGTTTTGGGTCCGAAGATGACTGATGTCCAGAACCATCCGAATATTGATCTTTATACACTGTCAGAAGTTACCGCTCTTTCAGGCAATGTAGGTAACTTCCATGCTACAGTAACACGCAGTCCACGTTATGTTTCCGAGGAAAAATGCAAAGGATGTATCGACGAGTGTTCACGCGTTTGCCCGGTTGCAATGCCCTCCAGATTTGATCAGGGCATGGGGAAAGCCAAGGCAATCAATATTCCTATACCGCAGGCAGTACCGCCTGTAGCGGTAATTGATCCTGCCTTTTGTGTTGGATGTGGTCTTTGCGTACAGGCTTGTCCTTCAGATGCAGTGGAATTTGACCAGAAAGCAGAGGAAATTAAGCTAAATGTTGGTGCAATAATTGCAGCAACCGGATTTGATCTGTTTGATCCACACCGCAAAGAAGAGTACGGGTATGGAGTTTACCCGGATGTACTCACAAACATGGAACTTGAAAGGTTGCTCAATGCATCAGGACCCACAAGAGGAAAAGTGGTATGCCCATCTTCAGGGAACATTCCATCAAAGGTTGCATTTATCCAGTGCGTGGGTTCGAGGGATGAATCCGTTGGAAACCCCTACTGTTCCAGAGTTTGCTGCATGTCTGCAATGAAGAACGCACAGCTTCTTAAGGAACGCTATCCTGATATTGATATAACAATACATTACATCGACATTCGTGCTTCCGGTGAGATGTACGAAGAATATTACACAAAAAGCCAGTCAATGGGAATCAATTTTATCCGGGGTAAAGTAGCAGAGGTAATCGGTGAGAAAGAAGATCTTTTGCTTCGTTATGAGGATACCCTTGAATGTACAATCCGAGAGGATCCATATGACATGGTGGTTCTTTCCACAGCAATGGAAGCCAACAAGGATTCAGAGCTGATACGCAAACTCAAGGTTACATGCAGGGAAGATCGGTTTGTGGCGGTTGCGCATCCTAAAATGAGACCTGTAGATTCCCACATAAACGGTATCTTTGTGGCAGGCTGTGTTTCCGGGCCAAAGGAAATTCAACTTTCAATTGCGCAGGGAGCAGCAGCGGCAGCACGTGCAGTTCGCCTTCTTGAGCAAGGTGAGCTCAAGACGGATCCTTTAACTGCTTTTATCAATCATGAAAAATGCATTGGTTGCGGAGTCTGCACTGAAGTATGTGACTACGGAAATATCACAATAAAAGATGGTAAAGCAGTAGTGGATGAAATCTCATGCAGCGGATGCGGTACATGCAGCGCTTCATGTCCCACAGATGCAATTTACATGAATCAGTATAGTGATGCACAGATTTACGCCCAGATAGACGCAGCTCTGGAAGTCAAGGATGAATTCCCACTGATTATTGGATTCCTGTGCAACTGGTGCAGTTATGCTGCTGCAGACCTTGCAGGGATGTCCCGTATACAGTATCCGACAAATATTCGAATTATTAAATTGATGTGTGCAGGTCGTGTTGATCCTGACTTTGTCCTTCACTCCCTTGAAAAGGGTGCAGACGGGGTAATGGTTGCAGGCTGCAGGCTTGGCGAATGTCATTACGTTAACGGTAATTATCACGCAGCAACGAGAATGAAGAATGTTGCCGCATTGCTGCAAGAAATGGGACTTGATCCACACAGGTTGAGGGTTGAATGGATTTCGGCATCTGAATGCGAGAAATTTGCTCATTCAATTGAGAATTTTGTTGATGAGTTAAGTGAACTTGGGCCGGTTGGTTCCGAGTTGTCGGAGGTTAAGGATGAGTGA
- the trxA gene encoding thioredoxin has protein sequence MGLGDVVAKILGKETSAEKAVPQVEQINDNLHMINAAAFDDEVLQSELPVIVDFFSKTCGPCKKMAPVFEKMALEYDGKVKFVKIEVDKSKDLAKGYGLMAVPTLMLFKDGELQDKLIGNMPEDKVKAGLENTFGITL, from the coding sequence ATGGGTTTGGGAGATGTAGTTGCTAAGATTCTTGGAAAAGAAACGAGTGCTGAAAAAGCTGTTCCACAGGTGGAACAGATAAATGATAACCTGCATATGATAAACGCAGCTGCTTTTGATGATGAAGTCCTGCAATCTGAGTTGCCTGTAATCGTTGATTTTTTCTCTAAAACATGTGGACCATGCAAAAAAATGGCTCCGGTATTTGAGAAAATGGCACTGGAATATGATGGAAAAGTTAAGTTTGTTAAAATCGAAGTTGACAAATCAAAGGATCTCGCAAAGGGCTACGGGCTTATGGCAGTACCGACACTTATGCTTTTTAAGGATGGTGAACTTCAGGATAAATTAATAGGAAACATGCCTGAAGATAAAGTAAAGGCAGGTCTAGAAAATACCTTTGGAATAACACTATAA
- a CDS encoding ferredoxin-thioredoxin reductase catalytic domain-containing protein, translating to MTEKDEIKKQMYEWTAKYAEKKGLRVNPDAEMLDLVIEGLTNNKMKHGKNYCPCRILSGDEDEDRKIICPCVYHLDEIENDGSCHCELFFK from the coding sequence ATGACAGAAAAGGATGAGATTAAAAAACAGATGTATGAATGGACTGCAAAATACGCAGAAAAAAAAGGACTACGGGTAAATCCTGATGCTGAAATGCTGGATCTTGTGATAGAAGGACTCACCAACAACAAGATGAAACACGGAAAGAATTACTGTCCCTGCCGAATCTTAAGTGGTGACGAGGATGAAGACAGGAAAATAATTTGCCCCTGTGTATACCATCTTGACGAAATTGAAAATGATGGTAGCTGCCATTGTGAACTTTTCTTTAAATAA
- a CDS encoding (Fe-S)-binding protein, with the protein MPSAMEIYQFLPRTNCKECGKSSCMAFAAALLAREVTVDDCPPLKEEKHKANYEKLIELLPPTESASETGMIVHTELCTGCGNCVVACPVNVAEDPHGAGSGKAPTSDKIILKVEDGVVKLSNVESCRRFGPKGRPCTGCIATCPTKAIEFV; encoded by the coding sequence ATGCCCAGTGCAATGGAAATCTATCAGTTTCTTCCACGCACCAATTGCAAGGAATGTGGAAAATCAAGCTGTATGGCATTTGCTGCAGCTTTGCTTGCAAGGGAAGTAACTGTGGACGATTGTCCCCCTTTGAAGGAAGAGAAGCATAAAGCAAACTATGAAAAGCTAATTGAACTGCTGCCACCTACGGAATCTGCTTCTGAAACCGGAATGATAGTGCATACTGAACTATGTACCGGTTGTGGCAATTGCGTGGTAGCATGTCCTGTAAATGTCGCAGAAGATCCCCATGGTGCAGGCTCAGGAAAAGCACCTACCAGTGACAAAATCATACTTAAGGTTGAAGACGGAGTTGTAAAGCTTTCAAACGTGGAGTCTTGCAGACGTTTTGGTCCCAAGGGCCGCCCCTGCACAGGATGTATTGCAACCTGTCCGACGAAAGCTATTGAATTTGTGTGA
- a CDS encoding formylmethanofuran dehydrogenase subunit B produces MEIKDFVCTGCALLCDDIGVKTNGNTIEETYNTCRKGAARIRGDKERLKCTIKGKEETIYNAIGEAAAILSGAKKPLIYGFGNSTLETQEKAIELAASLNAYLDDTSSFCQGPVVEAILEGKVPTCTLDDVRHQADVSLFWGCDPANSHPRHLSRFSYFPRGEKRQRGWEDDRTAIVIDVRKSDTAEICNKHFYSIPPGSDGELVEALTSALTGKIPKVSFNMSSKEILELANLLKKAEFGAIFVGLGLVYSLPQIEPILKLIEALNKSSNFHLIPMVGQYNMRGFDHLLFEKTGYINRVKFDGEKVDHGPHCSVMEVLNSDKADAALVIGSDPLGSFPKSIAEKLETIPTILIDPARNFTSTVADVTIPSAYSGTETGGTAIRMDGERIELTPFFDSEYLSDEEILTRILEAL; encoded by the coding sequence GTGGAAATCAAGGATTTTGTGTGCACCGGATGTGCACTTTTATGTGATGATATTGGCGTAAAAACCAATGGGAATACAATTGAAGAGACATATAATACCTGTCGCAAGGGTGCCGCAAGAATAAGGGGCGATAAAGAAAGGCTCAAATGTACTATAAAAGGCAAAGAAGAAACTATTTATAATGCAATTGGTGAAGCAGCTGCCATTTTATCAGGGGCAAAGAAGCCATTAATATACGGTTTTGGGAACTCCACCCTTGAAACACAGGAAAAAGCCATTGAGCTGGCAGCTAGTCTCAATGCCTATCTAGATGATACCTCCTCTTTCTGCCAAGGACCGGTAGTTGAAGCAATCCTTGAAGGCAAAGTTCCGACATGTACACTCGACGATGTCCGCCATCAGGCCGATGTATCCCTTTTCTGGGGTTGTGATCCTGCAAACTCCCATCCAAGACACCTGTCAAGGTTTTCCTATTTCCCACGTGGTGAAAAAAGGCAGCGTGGGTGGGAAGACGACAGGACGGCTATAGTCATTGACGTAAGAAAATCAGATACCGCTGAAATCTGCAACAAGCACTTCTATAGTATACCGCCTGGAAGTGATGGGGAACTGGTTGAGGCACTTACCTCCGCCCTTACAGGAAAAATCCCGAAAGTGTCCTTCAATATGAGTTCAAAGGAAATCCTTGAACTTGCCAATCTCCTGAAAAAGGCGGAATTCGGAGCTATTTTTGTTGGACTCGGATTGGTGTATTCATTACCACAAATTGAACCAATTCTCAAGCTCATTGAAGCACTAAACAAATCATCAAATTTCCATCTTATCCCAATGGTCGGGCAATATAACATGAGAGGCTTTGACCACCTGCTTTTTGAGAAAACAGGTTACATAAACCGTGTGAAGTTTGACGGGGAAAAAGTTGATCATGGACCACATTGCTCTGTCATGGAAGTCCTGAATTCCGATAAAGCAGATGCAGCCTTAGTAATTGGATCAGACCCATTGGGATCTTTCCCGAAAAGCATCGCTGAAAAACTGGAGACTATCCCGACAATATTGATTGATCCTGCCAGAAACTTTACTTCAACAGTTGCAGATGTGACCATTCCTTCAGCCTACAGTGGAACGGAAACAGGTGGAACAGCTATCCGAATGGATGGGGAAAGAATTGAACTAACACCTTTCTTTGATTCCGAATACCTGTCAGATGAGGAAATCCTTACGCGTATTCTGGAGGCTTTATAA